One genomic window of Scatophagus argus isolate fScaArg1 chromosome 16, fScaArg1.pri, whole genome shotgun sequence includes the following:
- the LOC124073287 gene encoding cysteine protease ATG4D-like yields the protein MNASTSLAGCEGQSPADHLMDDWLFLSSESAGPQHLEGSKEDQETEDRGKLKSKLVSAWNSVKYGWSLKQKSKFSNSSPVIMLGQTYELKDQGQRERFLQSFASLLWLTYRRGFPQLPGGCLTTDSGWGCVLRTGQMLLAQGLLLHLMPSGWTWSVSHHVVRDDMDLLAIRPTDGAEHALVLKEIPNKRGRKLSLDSCLDRPMEASHRRVVSWFADHPTAPFGIHRLVELGKTSGKKAGDWYGPSIAAHILRKAVAASVDLSNLVVYVAQDCTIYLEDVKRLCERPAPQSWKSVIILVPVRLGGQDLNSSYITCVKRLLTLQCCIGIIGGKPKHSLFFVGFQDDHLLYLDPHYCQPTVNVAKANFPLESFHCKYPRKMPFSRMDPSCTIGFYAKGQQDFESLCTVVHEALSTSTDTYPMFIFSKGKSQDEEGSSGPTNNIAFIKRKDELSRVNTDNSMDEFVLL from the exons ATGAATGCCAGCACCTCCTTGGCAGGCTGTGAGGGCCAGTCCCCTGCAGATCACCTAATGGATGACtggctcttcctctcctctgagtCTGCTGGGCCTCAGCACCTGGAAGGTAGCAAGGAAGACcaggagacagaggacagaggcaAACTCAAATCCAAGTTGGTTTCAGCATGGAACAGCGTCAAATATG GCTGGTCCTTGAAACAGAAATCCAAATTCAGCAATAGCTCTCCTGTGATCATGCTTGGACAAACCTATGAGCTGAAGGATCAGG GGCAGAGAGAGCGTTTCCTTCAGTCCTTTGCATCTCTCCTGTGGCTGACGTACAGACGGGGTTTCCCTCAGCTGCCGGGTGGCTGTCTGACCACAGACAGTGGCTGGGGTTGTGTTCTACGTACTGGGCAGATGCTGCTGGCGCAAGGCCTGCTCCTGCACCTGATGCCTTCAg GTTGGACTTGGTCTGTGAGCCATCATGTGGTCAGAGATGACATGGACCTGCTAGCGATCCGCCCCACAGACGGTGCAGAACATGCACTGGTTTTAAAGGAAATACCGAACAAAAGGGGACGAAAACTGAGCTTGGATTCTTGTCTGGACAGACccatggaggcttcacacagAAGGGTAGTATCATGGTTCGCAGACCATCCCACAGCTCCTTTTGGCATACACAGGCTGGTGGAGTTGGGCAAAACTTCCGGGAAGAAGGCCGGGGACTGGTACGGACCTTCTATTGCTGCGCATATCCTTCG GAAAGCTGTGGCAGCATCGGTGGACCTTTCCAATCTAGTTGTGTATGTTGCACAAGATTGCACCA tcTACCTTGAGGATGTGAAGAGATTATGCGAGCGGCCTGCCCCTCAGTCGTGGAAATCCGTCATCATTCTGGTTCCTGTGCGACTTGGAGGACAAGATCTCAATTCCTCGTACATCACCTGTGTCAAA AGACTCTTGACATTACAGTGCTGTATTGGAATCATTGGGGGCAAACCGAAGCACTCTTTGTTTTTCGTCGGCTTCCAGG ATGACCATCTGCTGTACTTGGACCCTCACTACTGTCAGCCCACAGTTAATGTAGCAAAGGCCAACTTTCCTCTGGAG TCGTTTCACTGTAAATACCCCAGGAAAATGCCTTTTTCTCGCATGGACCCCAGCTGTACCATCGGATTTTATGCTAAAGGGCAACAGGACTTTGAATCACTGTGCACGGTCGTTCATGAG GCTCTCTCCACATCTACGGACACGTACCCcatgttcatattttcaaaaggaaaaagtcaGGATGAGGAGGGAAGCAGTGGACCCACAAACAACATCGCCTTTATCAAGAGGAAGGATGAACTGAGCAGAGTCAACACCGACAACAGCATGGATGAGTTTGTTCTGTTATGA